The Sinomicrobium kalidii genome contains a region encoding:
- a CDS encoding NAD(P)H-dependent oxidoreductase, translated as MELTENLKWRYATKKFDPGRKVAPEDLEKIKEAIRLSASSYGLQLYKVLIIEDRELREKLKSVSWGQHQITDASHLIVFCNYTRPGQEHVEEYINLKAGIQEIPVENLKSYSDFMVQKLSEKSLKEQEEWTARQTYLALGNLLAACAELRIDTCPMEGFQPDRYNEILGLSDRGLNTSVLATIGYRSAEDTSQYEKKVRKPGNKLFEEL; from the coding sequence ATGGAATTGACCGAAAACCTGAAATGGCGGTACGCCACCAAAAAGTTCGATCCGGGGAGGAAAGTTGCTCCGGAGGACCTGGAAAAAATAAAAGAGGCCATCCGGTTGTCCGCTTCTTCATATGGGCTTCAATTGTACAAAGTTCTTATTATCGAGGACCGCGAATTGCGGGAGAAACTAAAGTCTGTCTCCTGGGGACAACACCAGATCACGGACGCTTCCCACCTTATTGTTTTCTGCAATTACACCAGACCGGGACAGGAACATGTGGAAGAGTATATCAACCTGAAGGCAGGTATACAGGAAATCCCTGTGGAAAATCTGAAAAGTTACAGTGATTTTATGGTGCAAAAACTAAGTGAAAAATCACTGAAGGAACAGGAAGAGTGGACAGCCAGGCAAACCTACCTCGCCCTTGGCAATTTACTGGCCGCCTGTGCAGAACTCAGGATCGATACCTGTCCCATGGAAGGGTTTCAGCCCGACCGTTACAACGAGATCCTCGGGCTCTCTGACCGGGGACTGAATACTTCCGTCCTGGCAACCATAGGCTACAGATCGGCCGAGGATACTTCGCAGTATGAAAAAAAGGTCAGAAAACCCGGGAACAAATTATTCGAAGAACTTTAA
- the rmuC gene encoding DNA recombination protein RmuC produces the protein MTEGLLIFIVAAVSVAAGVFTGIYIQRLKSGTRQSTWAERESQLQSAMSGLREEIEKLHKENGNIRQEKEAIGLQLARKEAELENLDEKNREQKKEVEKLQEKFTREFENLANKILDEKSNKFTQQNRENIKNILSPLQEKIQLFEKKVEESQKESISIHSALKEQLLSLQSQNLKITQEAENLTRALKGDSKMQGNWGELVLERVLEKSGLEKGREYEIQQSFTKEDGSRVLPDVIIHLPDGKKMIIDSKVSLTAYERYVNAEEDQKDLFIKEHVNSIKRHVEQLSGKKYEDLYEMESPDFVLMFVPIEPAFAIAINQDNSLYNKAFDKNIVIVTPSTLLATLRTIDTMWSNEKQQRNAIEIAKQAGALYDKFEGLMTDLTKVGKKMDEAKTEYKGAMNKLFEGRGNIIISIEKLKKMGAKAKKSLPEAIVKRAGESEEE, from the coding sequence ATGACTGAAGGCCTCCTTATTTTTATCGTAGCTGCCGTATCTGTTGCCGCGGGTGTTTTTACCGGGATATACATCCAGCGATTAAAATCCGGGACCCGGCAGAGTACCTGGGCAGAACGGGAAAGCCAGTTGCAATCCGCAATGAGCGGACTACGGGAGGAGATCGAAAAGCTGCACAAGGAAAACGGAAACATCCGCCAGGAAAAAGAAGCGATCGGTCTTCAGCTTGCACGAAAGGAAGCAGAACTGGAAAACCTGGACGAAAAAAACCGGGAACAGAAGAAAGAGGTAGAAAAACTCCAGGAAAAATTCACCCGGGAATTCGAAAACCTGGCCAACAAGATACTGGACGAAAAAAGCAATAAGTTTACTCAGCAAAACCGGGAAAACATCAAGAATATACTTTCGCCCTTACAGGAAAAGATACAACTCTTTGAAAAAAAGGTGGAAGAAAGCCAGAAAGAAAGTATCAGCATACATTCTGCCCTGAAGGAACAACTGCTGAGCCTTCAGAGCCAGAACCTGAAGATCACCCAGGAGGCTGAAAACCTCACCCGCGCCCTGAAAGGCGACAGCAAAATGCAGGGCAACTGGGGTGAACTGGTGCTGGAACGGGTACTGGAAAAAAGCGGACTCGAAAAGGGACGCGAATATGAGATACAGCAAAGTTTTACCAAGGAAGACGGCTCACGGGTATTGCCCGATGTTATCATTCACCTTCCGGACGGCAAAAAAATGATCATAGATTCCAAGGTATCGCTCACCGCCTATGAGCGCTATGTCAATGCCGAAGAAGACCAGAAAGATCTCTTTATCAAGGAACATGTAAATTCTATAAAACGCCATGTGGAGCAGCTTTCCGGTAAAAAATACGAGGACCTGTATGAAATGGAAAGTCCCGATTTTGTATTGATGTTCGTCCCGATCGAACCTGCTTTTGCCATTGCCATAAACCAGGACAATTCGCTCTACAACAAGGCTTTTGACAAAAATATAGTTATCGTCACCCCTTCCACCCTGCTCGCCACACTGAGAACAATAGACACTATGTGGAGCAATGAAAAGCAACAACGCAATGCCATAGAAATTGCAAAACAGGCCGGGGCGCTCTATGACAAGTTTGAAGGACTGATGACAGACCTTACGAAAGTGGGCAAAAAAATGGACGAAGCCAAGACCGAATACAAAGGAGCCATGAACAAACTCTTCGAGGGCCGGGGCAATATTATCATCAGCATAGAAAAACTGAAAAAGATGGGCGCCAAGGCCAAAAAGTCCCTTCCCGAAGCTATTGTAAAGCGCGCGGGGGAAAGCGAAGAAGAATAG
- a CDS encoding FecCD family ABC transporter permease has product MKPLRSYKIPFLLFTLLLVFCFLINISLGSVHIPFKQIITVLFNGETEKQAWDYIILNYRLPKAFTAILTGSGLAVSGLLMQTLFRNPLAGPFVLGISSGASLGVALLIMGASTLGITIFLSNISFAIAATAGSFLVLLAVISVSLKVRDTMAILIIGLMFGSITAAVVSVLSYFSSAEKLQQYIFWSFGSLGNLSWNELLLLFLLVCCGIAMSIFSLKSLNSLLLGENYARSLGTDIRKSRLIIICTTSILAGGITAFAGPIAFVGLAVPHLTRQVFNTTNHKILLPAVMLYGAVLMLICDTIAQWPASEFTLPINAITSIVGAPVVIWLLVRKRKMIF; this is encoded by the coding sequence TTGAAACCATTACGATCCTATAAAATTCCCTTCCTCTTATTTACCCTGCTGCTCGTTTTCTGTTTTTTGATAAACATCAGCCTGGGTTCGGTCCATATTCCGTTTAAACAGATCATAACCGTATTGTTTAACGGAGAAACTGAAAAACAGGCGTGGGACTATATCATCCTGAACTACCGGTTACCCAAAGCTTTCACAGCCATACTCACGGGCTCGGGCCTGGCAGTGAGCGGACTCCTCATGCAAACCCTCTTCCGCAACCCGCTGGCAGGGCCTTTTGTGCTGGGTATCAGTTCCGGCGCCAGTCTGGGCGTAGCTCTTCTGATCATGGGCGCATCTACTTTGGGAATTACGATATTCCTCAGCAACATTTCCTTTGCCATTGCAGCTACGGCAGGCAGTTTCCTTGTATTGCTTGCGGTGATCTCGGTTTCCCTGAAAGTAAGGGACACAATGGCTATCCTTATCATCGGACTCATGTTCGGCAGTATCACCGCCGCAGTAGTAAGCGTCCTGTCCTATTTCAGTAGTGCGGAAAAACTGCAACAATATATTTTCTGGTCCTTCGGCAGTCTCGGAAACCTTTCGTGGAATGAACTCCTCCTGTTGTTCTTACTGGTGTGCTGTGGCATTGCAATGAGCATATTCTCCCTGAAAAGCCTCAATTCACTGTTGCTCGGCGAAAATTATGCCCGGAGCCTGGGGACAGACATCCGGAAAAGCAGGCTGATTATTATATGTACTACCAGCATACTTGCCGGGGGAATCACAGCATTTGCGGGGCCGATAGCTTTTGTAGGCCTGGCCGTACCCCATCTTACCCGGCAGGTGTTCAATACCACAAACCACAAGATCCTGCTTCCCGCCGTGATGCTGTACGGGGCCGTATTAATGCTGATATGCGATACCATCGCACAATGGCCGGCGAGTGAATTTACCCTGCCCATCAATGCCATTACCTCCATTGTAGGGGCTCCCGTGGTAATCTGGTTATTGGTGCGTAAACGAAAAATGATATTTTAG
- a CDS encoding acyl-CoA thioesterase → MAVKFKTIEESQVTISELMLPSHTNFSGKIHGGYILSLLDQIAFACASKHSEAYCVTASVDTVDFLKPIEVGELVTMKASINFTGNSSMIVGIRVEAENIQTGNVKHCNSSYFTMVAKDDQGKNVNVPGIIIRNKTELHRFHKSIKRIELKKEREAHASSIHLTTDTTDIPDKYKVRIAIP, encoded by the coding sequence ATGGCTGTAAAATTCAAGACTATTGAAGAATCGCAGGTTACCATTTCGGAACTGATGCTGCCTTCGCATACCAATTTCAGCGGTAAGATACACGGCGGGTACATCCTTTCCCTGCTCGACCAGATCGCTTTTGCCTGTGCTTCCAAACATTCCGAAGCATATTGTGTTACCGCATCGGTAGATACGGTAGATTTCCTTAAACCCATTGAAGTAGGGGAACTGGTCACCATGAAGGCATCGATCAACTTTACCGGTAACTCATCCATGATCGTAGGCATACGTGTTGAAGCCGAAAATATCCAGACCGGAAACGTAAAACACTGCAACTCGTCCTACTTTACCATGGTGGCCAAGGATGATCAGGGAAAGAACGTGAATGTCCCCGGTATCATTATCCGCAACAAAACCGAATTACACCGCTTTCACAAAAGCATTAAACGAATAGAACTGAAAAAAGAGCGGGAAGCACATGCTTCCTCCATCCACCTGACTACCGATACTACGGATATCCCGGATAAATATAAAGTAAGGATAGCTATTCCGTAA
- a CDS encoding ABC transporter ATP-binding protein, protein MTTDTKNSVLKTDKLGIGYKSGKHIAEIAANISFAVYPGELTAVVGANGIGKSTLLRTLAGIQPPLSGKITLRENLLTSYTPVELAREISLVLTDQLPSKNLTVTETIALGRQPYTNWIGTLTDNDLGKIKEVITLLNLGDIQHKKCHALSDGQLQKVMIARAIAQDTSVVILDEPTTHLDVYHKTYILKLLKDLARKTGKSILFSSHEIDLTIQLCDKILVMGNNKVDFGTPCQLIEKESFQHLFPQDLIEFDRNTGTFKVK, encoded by the coding sequence ATGACGACCGATACTAAAAATAGTGTTCTCAAAACAGACAAGCTGGGCATCGGCTATAAATCGGGAAAACACATTGCCGAAATAGCTGCAAACATTTCCTTTGCCGTATACCCTGGGGAACTCACTGCAGTTGTCGGCGCCAATGGTATCGGAAAATCCACACTGTTGCGCACGCTGGCCGGAATACAACCGCCGCTGTCCGGGAAAATCACACTCAGGGAGAATTTACTGACCAGCTATACCCCTGTAGAACTGGCCCGGGAGATCAGCCTTGTACTTACCGACCAGCTTCCCTCGAAAAACCTGACGGTCACGGAAACCATAGCCCTTGGAAGGCAACCTTACACCAACTGGATAGGCACACTTACCGATAACGATCTCGGGAAAATCAAAGAGGTTATTACCCTGCTCAACCTCGGGGACATACAACATAAAAAATGTCATGCGCTGAGTGACGGACAACTACAGAAAGTAATGATCGCCAGGGCTATTGCACAGGACACCTCCGTGGTCATCCTGGACGAACCCACCACGCACCTGGATGTCTACCACAAGACCTATATCCTCAAACTGCTGAAGGACCTGGCCCGTAAAACCGGGAAAAGTATTCTTTTTTCCTCACATGAGATCGATCTCACCATACAGTTGTGCGACAAAATCCTGGTTATGGGCAACAACAAGGTCGATTTCGGTACTCCGTGCCAACTGATCGAAAAGGAAAGCTTTCAGCATCTTTTCCCACAAGACCTTATTGAATTCGACCGGAATACGGGGACCTTCAAGGTGAAATAA
- a CDS encoding OB-fold protein produces MGRKLLWIVLGILVVAFVAYKYVYRPHRDIEKEEASYAFSSEVFIREFREDAAMASEKYVNEVIRINGNITAVEKDHVIVDDNIVARFRETSGKKAGAPISFKGRCVGYDELLEEIRLDECYILNQQ; encoded by the coding sequence GTGGGGAGGAAACTACTCTGGATAGTATTGGGTATTCTCGTCGTTGCTTTTGTGGCGTATAAGTATGTATACCGCCCGCACAGGGACATTGAAAAGGAGGAAGCCTCGTATGCTTTTTCTTCGGAAGTGTTTATCCGTGAATTTCGGGAAGATGCCGCAATGGCTTCGGAAAAGTATGTGAATGAGGTCATCCGAATAAACGGGAATATTACAGCTGTGGAGAAGGACCATGTGATTGTGGATGATAATATCGTTGCCCGGTTCCGGGAAACCTCCGGAAAGAAAGCAGGCGCCCCGATCTCTTTTAAGGGCAGGTGTGTGGGATATGACGAATTGCTGGAGGAGATCCGTCTGGATGAATGCTACATCTTAAATCAGCAATAA
- a CDS encoding DUF3307 domain-containing protein, translating to MVILLKLLLAHLIGDFILQTDRWVREKEEKKLASGKLYLHVVFHALLTFIFLWDVKLWYAALIIGITHLIIDAAKLLLQTPKTKRLLFYIDQLLHILVIIAVWYLILGHIPEFSLSQKQLLLLTGGIFLTFPTSIFIKTTISIYTPKTELEKDDSLENAGRYIGILERLLVFIFIVSGHWEGVGFLIAAKSIFRFSDLTQAKDRKLTEYILIGTLLSFGTAIAIAIICSSFLP from the coding sequence ATGGTAATATTACTAAAACTTTTACTGGCACACCTCATCGGCGACTTTATCCTTCAAACAGACCGCTGGGTCAGGGAAAAAGAGGAAAAAAAACTGGCTTCCGGAAAGTTATACCTGCACGTAGTGTTCCACGCCCTCCTTACATTTATTTTTCTATGGGACGTTAAACTATGGTATGCAGCCCTGATCATAGGTATTACACATTTAATTATAGATGCCGCCAAACTCCTGTTACAAACCCCGAAAACCAAGAGATTGCTGTTTTATATCGACCAACTGCTGCACATTTTGGTCATTATTGCCGTGTGGTATCTCATACTGGGACACATACCGGAATTTTCCCTGTCCCAAAAACAGTTACTATTACTCACCGGGGGAATATTCCTCACTTTCCCCACATCCATATTTATCAAAACCACCATTTCGATTTATACGCCCAAAACAGAACTGGAAAAGGACGACTCCCTTGAAAACGCAGGAAGGTATATAGGCATCCTGGAACGGCTGCTCGTGTTTATTTTTATTGTTTCAGGACATTGGGAAGGCGTAGGATTCCTGATAGCGGCAAAGTCGATTTTCCGGTTCAGTGACCTTACCCAGGCCAAAGACCGCAAGCTTACCGAATACATACTCATAGGTACCTTGCTGAGTTTTGGCACCGCCATTGCCATTGCCATTATATGTTCTTCTTTCCTCCCTTGA
- a CDS encoding 6-phosphogluconate dehydrogenase, which yields MKKAVIIILLSVVALFLIYYAFVYFVPYSEGVRSGELIKISHKGVMVKTWEGEISQGISGAQIFKFSVLPKDKAVIEDLKNLQGRYVKVDYVERFTTFFWLGDTRYFITNVVEEQSPHNRN from the coding sequence ATGAAAAAAGCCGTTATTATTATCCTGCTATCCGTCGTAGCCCTGTTCCTCATCTATTACGCCTTTGTCTATTTTGTGCCGTATAGTGAAGGGGTGCGTTCAGGCGAACTCATCAAAATAAGCCACAAAGGGGTTATGGTAAAAACCTGGGAAGGCGAGATCAGCCAGGGAATATCCGGGGCACAGATATTCAAGTTTTCCGTACTGCCAAAGGACAAAGCGGTCATCGAAGACCTGAAAAACCTGCAGGGAAGATATGTCAAGGTGGATTATGTGGAGCGCTTTACCACTTTCTTCTGGTTGGGAGACACCAGGTATTTCATAACCAATGTCGTGGAAGAACAATCCCCGCATAACAGAAATTAA
- a CDS encoding Crp/Fnr family transcriptional regulator: MQTIDKERYLTELRAAIERYVPITDDSWSLINSITAFQTLEKGETLLREGQVARYLHFICKGALRTCFTDSEGNVYNKNLFMEGNFAASKVSLLQGTPSYFTIEALEHSVLVNISYKGYRELIRSNEDVRNFYIAYIEKNWIIEKEQKEISLVMENATDRYLKLLEKHPDIDRRIPKLHIAAHLGITPTQLSRIRKKLKIKDQNQPM; the protein is encoded by the coding sequence ATGCAAACCATCGATAAAGAAAGATATCTCACCGAACTCCGGGCCGCCATAGAACGTTATGTCCCGATAACCGATGATTCCTGGTCGCTCATAAACTCCATCACCGCATTTCAAACGCTGGAAAAAGGGGAAACCCTGCTTCGCGAAGGGCAGGTGGCCAGATACCTTCATTTTATTTGTAAGGGAGCATTGAGGACCTGTTTTACAGACTCCGAAGGCAACGTCTACAACAAGAACCTTTTCATGGAAGGAAATTTTGCGGCTTCCAAGGTATCCCTGCTACAGGGCACACCTTCTTATTTTACTATTGAAGCCCTGGAGCATTCCGTGCTCGTCAATATCAGTTATAAGGGCTATCGCGAACTCATCCGGAGCAACGAAGATGTGCGGAACTTCTACATTGCCTACATTGAGAAAAACTGGATCATCGAAAAAGAACAAAAGGAAATTTCCCTGGTAATGGAAAATGCGACCGACCGGTACCTCAAACTTCTGGAAAAACATCCGGATATAGACCGGAGGATTCCCAAACTGCACATTGCAGCCCACCTGGGTATTACGCCTACCCAGTTAAGCCGGATACGAAAAAAATTGAAAATAAAAGACCAAAATCAACCTATGTAA
- a CDS encoding DUF5777 family beta-barrel protein, with protein sequence MKFILFLLAFPLLCSGQEDLLEELDGELKADNSVRAAFKGIKIVNFESTKLLYKKDFYFVVSHRFGSVKYGFDDFFGLDQAVTRLQFLYGITDGLTVGVSRSSYQKTYGATVKYRLLQQRKDGFPFTVAGYHLIAANTAMSKDDLPKMEFKHRLSYTSQLLISRKFTENFSLQLMPTFLHENYVVVDTQDNSQFALGVGGRYKITPRWSINADYGWHLNRADASPFKNPLSIGVDLETGGHIFQMHFTNAQPMFENGFLGQATGDWGEGDIYFGFNLTRIF encoded by the coding sequence ATGAAATTCATTTTATTTTTACTGGCTTTTCCCCTGCTTTGTTCCGGCCAGGAGGACCTGCTGGAGGAACTGGACGGGGAACTGAAAGCAGACAATTCCGTAAGGGCAGCATTCAAAGGTATAAAGATCGTTAATTTTGAATCTACAAAACTGCTTTATAAAAAGGACTTCTACTTTGTCGTATCGCACCGTTTCGGAAGTGTAAAATACGGTTTCGACGATTTTTTCGGCCTGGACCAGGCGGTGACCCGGTTGCAATTCCTTTACGGCATTACCGACGGGTTAACGGTGGGGGTTTCCAGGAGTTCTTACCAGAAAACATATGGTGCAACGGTAAAATACAGGCTGCTGCAACAGAGGAAAGACGGTTTTCCGTTTACGGTGGCGGGCTATCATCTTATTGCTGCAAATACGGCCATGAGCAAGGACGATTTACCGAAAATGGAGTTCAAGCACCGGCTTTCCTATACATCACAGCTTCTTATTTCCAGGAAGTTCACCGAAAACTTTTCCCTCCAATTAATGCCTACGTTCTTACATGAAAACTATGTGGTGGTCGATACGCAGGATAATTCCCAGTTTGCACTGGGCGTGGGCGGAAGGTACAAGATAACCCCGAGGTGGAGCATAAATGCCGATTACGGCTGGCACCTTAACCGGGCGGATGCATCTCCGTTTAAAAACCCGTTATCCATAGGGGTTGATCTCGAAACGGGCGGACATATTTTCCAGATGCACTTTACCAATGCTCAGCCGATGTTTGAAAATGGTTTCCTGGGCCAGGCCACCGGCGATTGGGGAGAAGGGGATATTTATTTCGGCTTTAATCTTACCAGGATATTTTAA
- a CDS encoding transcriptional regulator yields MTSVITGDIINSREADSPGQWLSTLKETLAYVSVAPKYWEVFRGDSFQVEIQDYYNAFRMAVYIKASLRTIKGLDVRMAIGIGSKTHEASTISESNGGAFIFSGELFETLKKEKKNLAIKTGIHRIDEELNLYFKLGLIAMDNWTPNSAEIVKLSIENPKLSQHELGKLINIKQNTVSERQKRAYLDEIMALDHMYRQKVDHIEHAPE; encoded by the coding sequence ATGACCAGCGTTATAACCGGAGATATTATCAATTCCCGGGAAGCGGATTCTCCCGGACAATGGCTTTCCACATTAAAGGAGACCCTTGCCTACGTATCCGTGGCCCCGAAATACTGGGAGGTTTTCCGGGGCGACAGTTTTCAGGTGGAAATTCAGGATTATTACAATGCTTTCCGAATGGCCGTTTATATCAAGGCGTCCCTCAGAACCATAAAGGGGCTCGATGTACGGATGGCCATAGGGATCGGCTCCAAGACCCATGAGGCTTCTACCATTTCCGAATCCAACGGCGGGGCCTTTATATTTTCGGGTGAACTGTTTGAAACCCTGAAAAAGGAAAAGAAAAACCTGGCCATAAAGACCGGCATCCACCGGATAGATGAAGAACTGAATTTATATTTCAAACTGGGCCTCATTGCCATGGACAACTGGACTCCCAATTCTGCCGAGATCGTAAAACTGTCTATAGAAAACCCGAAGCTTTCCCAGCACGAACTGGGCAAACTCATCAACATCAAGCAAAATACGGTGAGTGAGCGCCAGAAAAGGGCCTATCTCGACGAGATCATGGCACTGGACCACATGTACAGGCAAAAGGTAGATCATATAGAACACGCCCCGGAATAA